GGGCCGCAATGACAATGCCGAAATTGCGCTTGCCATTCGCAATGGCAGCAGTGATATCGGCACGATTTCGGCACCCGAGAAGATCAACATGCGGGCCAGCGGGCAGGATATCCAGATTGAAAATCTGAAGTCCCGCAATGCCGACCTGTATGTCGAAGGCAGCGATGGCCGCCTGGATATTGAACAGGGGAGCTTGGGTGAAAGCACGGTCATGGAAGCCCAGCATATTTCCCTGACCAAGCTGGAGAATTATGTTGATAGCGCCCAGTTGTTGATGAAGGTGACGGGCCTGAATGGCAGCCTGTCCAAAACGGTTAATGCCAATATCTCCGCGCCCAAAAAGATTCAGTTTGATCTGTTACGCACCAACAAGGCGGTCTTTGACATTAACACCGTCAAGACCACTATTGTGACGGGGCAGATCACGGGTGATATGATCATGAAATTGCCACTTGGCAAAATGCTGATGGATAACGTCACCCAGAAAATCCGTCTCGGCTACCAGCTGCAATTGTTCGACAATGATACCAGGTTTAACGACCTCTGGTTTGAGAAGACGGACTTTAACCTGCCGGTTGATACCCGTATCGTGACGATGGATGATACGACATTCCACGGGCCGCTGGTGATTGATGACCCGGAAGATCGTATTGGCCGTATCACGGCAACCACGCCGAGCGAGACGTCCGTTCCGACGACAAATACGCCGACCGCCCCGGTCGGGACGACAACCACCAACCAGTCGGCACCGGGTAATGTAACGGTTGCGTCGTCGGGTAATGTTGTTGGCCTTGGCCGTCCGGCAGGTGGTACGGGCAGCCTGGTAAGCAGCGGTCAGAATGCGGGTGGAAATGGGGGCAATTTCCAAAACGCCATCTTCCAGCCCAGCCTTTCTGTCGGTAATGTGGCCCCTGCGACAACAGGAACGGGGGGCAATACCGGAACTGATGGCGCGGGTGGCATTGGCAATACGCCGGTAGGCACCAATGGTGCCGCCACGTCGGGCGTTGCGCCATTGACCGGGGATTTTGCCGGTGATGGCCAGCTTGGTGCAAATTCGGATACCGGTACTGGATCAGATGAACAGGACCAGTAATGAAGATGGAAGTGGCGGTTTTACTGCCACTTCCACAATTAATTGAAGATACGTGCATAAACAGCGCCGGGGCGCTGTCTTTGGGGGAAGACATTTTGGCAATTTACAGCCGTACCATGCCGGGTGTTTCCGGTTTGACCGGAAAGGGCGTTATGCGCCCGGTGGTTCGTGTTATGAAGGTGGTCTTGATGGCAGGCACCATGACGGGGGTGGGGATATTTACGCCGTCGGCCTTTGCTGCGACGCAGGCCCCCAACAGCGTGCAGAGTGAGCAGCAAAGCAATCCGCTGGAAGATGTGATCCGTCAGGAGCAGCGTCAGAAACAGATTAATGATTTCAACGGCTTCGAGTTGCCCGAGATTGTGGATGGCAGCCCGGATTTCAAACCGCCCAAGGCGGGCACCGGTGCCAAATTTACCGTGCAGCGGTTTGATATTAACCGATCCGAGATTTTGGATGATCAGACCATCCGCGATGTTTTGCAAAAATATGTCGGTCGTCCGCTTTATCTGGCGGACCTTTATGACATGCTGGCCGCGTTTAACGAACTTTATCGCCAAAAGGGGTTCGTGACGGCGCGCGCCTATATCCCGCCGCAAAAAATTGCCTCTGGCGAAGTGCGCGTCATTCTGGTCGAGGGCCGCGTTGGCCGTGTCCGGATTGAGCAGAACGAGTACATGCGGGCAGACTACATCTCCAGCAGCCTGCATATCGAGCAGGGCGATCTGGTTAGCCTTGAAGTGCTGGAAAAGGCATTAAGCCGCTTTAACCGCCTGCACCAAACCAAATTGACAGCCAAATTGGAACCGGGCGAGAGTTTTGGTCAGACTGACATTGTCGTTACCGCCAAAGTCCCCGACCGCATGGCCTATTCCCTGTTTATGGATAATTACGGGGCGTTATCGACCGGGCATTTGCGCAGTGGCGGCTATGCCCGGGTGAATAGTGTGTTTGGCATTGATGACCCGTTTACTGTGGGGGTGACGGAATCACGCGGTTCGCGCTCGGTTTTTACGTCCTATGAATTGCCGTTAAATACCTATGATACCCGCCTGTCGCTGGGCTATACCCAAACACGTATCCACATCATCGACGGTCCCTTTGCTGATGACCCGGCCGACCCGGATGTGTATGGCAATACGCAGCTTATTACGGCAACTCTCAAGCAACCCTTTGTATTGTCGCCGCATTGGCTGATGAATGTGGATTACAGCTATAATGGCAATGTGTCCTACACCACCTTTGGCGCGGCGCTCACGGAAACCTGGATTAACCGGCATTCCATTGGCGTTGATTTTGATTATCTGGGTGATACCGGCTTTTATTCGTTCGGTTTGCGCGGCCATCGGATGTTTTCGCATATCCGGCAGGCCTCCACCGAAGAGCGTGTAACCAGCAAATATACCGCCGATGCCTTTGCCTACCAGCAATTGGGCGGGCCCTTCACCGCACAGGTTACGGCTGGCGGGCAAATGACCAAGGACCGCGTTTTGCCCCCGGCAGAGCAGTTCTCGGTTGGCGGTGTGGGCACCATGCGGGCCTATGAGCCGGGGGCGTTTTCGGGTGATGATGGCTATTTCATCAATACCGAACTGCATTACAACTTCAACTTTCCGACCGCGTTCTGGAAGGATAAACCGGTTAATACCCAGGCCAGCATTTATGTATTTTTTGACCATGCCGGGGCGTTTCGTTATCGCGACGGATCCCAAAATGACCGTTACCGCCGCGAAGATTTCACAAATGGCACCGGTATTGGCGTGCGGGTGAACAACTTTGTCGGGATTGCGTCGCTCGATGCGGCCTATATCAAGGACCTTGATTTCCACACTAATAATGATGAAGCCCGCAAGCCCAACTTCCTGATGAGTTTGCGGCTGAATTTCTGATGGGTGTAACGGCACAATAACGACCGAGTATAAACATAAAGGCCCGGCAGAGCGATCTGCCGGGCCTTGTTTCATGAAATGGATATGCCGTTACGTGCCGGGTTTAACGGCTGCGCCGGTTGCAAGCGATTTCACGGCGGCATCGGCCAGTTCAAGCGCCTTTAACCCGTCCTGCCCGCTGGGGAAAGCAACATTTTCGCCCGCCAGCATGTTGCAGAATGTGGTCAGTTCAAAACGGTAGGCATCGGCATAACGCTGCATGAAGAAATCCAGCAGCGGTTCGGTGGTATAGCCATCACCATTGGCAATGGTGACAGATGTCGCCCGGTGGTTTTCCGCCTGCACCATACCCTTGGAGCCATGCACCTCGACGCGCTGGTCATAACCATAGGTCGCCCGGCGGGAATTGGTAATCACCGCCATTTTGCCACTCGCCGTGCGCAATGTGGCCGTGGCGGTATCGACATCGCCGGTTTCCTTGATCGCCGGGTCGGTCAAAACCGCACCGGTCGCAAAAACCTCGGTCACTTCTTCGCCCAGAAGGAAACGTGCCATGTCGAAATCATGGATCATCATGTCGCGAAACAGTCCGCCGGAGCGTTTGATATAATCAACCGGCGGCGCACCCGGGTCGCGTGATGTGATTTGCACCAGTTCCACATCGCCCACATTGCCTGCGCGAATTTCGGCATGGACACGGGCAAAGCTGGGATCAAAGCGGCGGTTGAAACCGACCATCAATTTGGCCCCGGTTTCCTCGACAACCTTCAGGCAGGCGCGCACCCGTTCGGCCGATAGATCAACCGGCTTTTCACAGAAAATCGCCTTGCCCGCCTTTGCTGCCAGTTCGATCTGGTCGGCATGAAGGTCGGTCGGCGTGGCAATGATGACCGCATCAATCGCGGGATCGGCCATAATTTCCTCGACCGTGGCGCGTTTGGCGCCGGTCAGGGCGATGGCATTTTGTGCCGCGGCATCCACCGGGTCATAAACCGCGGCGATTTTTGCATTGGGAACACCCAGAACAGCTTTGGCATGGGTGATGCCGATACGTCCGGCACCCAGCAGTCCGATATTAAGCATGGCTATGGTCCTTAACCAAGGGTCGGCATGGTGAATTCAGGGTCGGTCCGCTGGCCGCTGGGCCAACGGGTGGTGGTGGTTTTAAGCCGGGTAAAGAAACGAACACCTTCCATGCCGTGCATGTGGTGGTCGCCAAAAATGGAGGCCTTCCACCCGCCAAAGGAATGGAATGCCATCGGTACGGGGATCGGCACGTTAATGCCAACCATGCCCACCTCGATATCCTGGCTAAAGGCACGGGCGACATCGCCATCGCGGGTGAAAACCGCCGTGCCATTGGCATATTCGTGGCCGTGAATAAGGTCTACTGCGGACTGATAATCCGGGCGGCGCACCATCGAAAGGGCCGGACCAAAAATTTCCTCGCGGTAAATTTTCATATCCGGTGTCACATGGTCAAACAGGGTACCACCAATATAATAGCCGTTTTCATAGCCCTGCTTGTCCTGGTGGAAGGTGCGGCCATCCACCACGATCTTGGCGCCTTCGGCTTCGGCTGAATCGATATAGCCGCGCACTTTTTCCAAATGCTGCTTGGTCACAAGCGGTCCCATATCCGATGTTTTATCCGATGCCGGGCCAATTTTCAGGGCCTGGATTTTCGGCACCAGCTTTTCAACCAGCGCATCGGCAACCGCATCGGTCACGGGTACGGCAACCGAAATCGCCATGCAGCGTTCACCCGCCGAGCCAAATGCTGCCCCCATCAGGGCGTTGACGGCCATATCAAGGTCGGCATCGGGCATGATGACCATGTGGTTTTTCGCCCCGCCCAGGGCCTGCACCCGTTTACCGTTTGCCGTGCCGGTGGTGTAAATATATTTGGCAATCGGGGTGGAGCCGACAAAGCTGATGGCCTTGACATCCGGGTTGTTCAACAGCGCGTCAACCGCTTCCTTGTCACCCTGTACCACGTTGAAAACACCTTCCGGCAACCCTGCCTCGGTCAGCCATTCCGCCATCAAAAGTGATGCCGACGGGTCGCGTTCGGAGGGTTTAAGGATGAAGGTATTGCCACAGGCCAGCGCAACGGGGAACATCCACATCGGCACCATTGCCGGGAAGTTGAACGGCGTAATCCCGGCTACCACACCCAGCGATTGGCGCACCGAATGGCTGTCCACACCGGTGCCGACATTTTCGGTAAATTCACCCTTCAAAAGGTGTGGGGCACCGGTGGCAAATTCGACCACTTCAAGTCCACGGGTGACTTCACCCAGGGCATCGTCGTGGGTTTTGCCATGTTCGGCGCTAATGGCCTGCGCCATCTGGTCGGCGCGATCCCACAGGATCATTTTAAACCGGTCCAGAATACGGGCACGGCGCAGCGGCGGGGTTTTGGACCAGTCGCGCCAGGCTTCCTTGGCAACGGCAACGGCCTGGTCAATTTCGGCGGTCGATGCCAGGGCGACGGTTTTTTCCGCTTCGCCCGTGGCGGGGTTAAAAACATCCTGCGACCGGCCCGAGGTGCCGGCAACATGTGCGCCATTGATGTAATGGGCAATCTCGGTCATGGGTAAAATCCTTTGGTTTCGGGCATCGGCGCCAGGTTATTTGCTGTCGCGCTGAAAAATCCAGTCATGGTCCGGGTGGTTCTGGAAACGCCATTTGCGCATTGGTCCCGCCATGACATTAAGGTAATACATCTCGTAGCCATAGGGCGATCCGCAGGGATGATGGCCCTTGGGCACCAGCACCACATCGCCACTATTCACCGCCATGGTTTCATCCAGCTCGCCATCTTCGGTAAAAACGCGCTGAAAACCAAACCCCTGTTCCGGGTTCAAACGGTGATAATAGGTTTCCTCAAGATAGGTCATCTCGGGGTAATTGTCCTCGTCATGGCGGTGCGGCGGATAGGACGACCAGTTGCCCTGCGGGGTGAAAACCTCTGTCACCAGTAGGCTGTCGGCAATGTCGGATTCCTCCATCGCAATCGGATGGATGTAGCGGGTATTGGCCCCTTTGCCGCGTTCCACCATTTGCACATCCTTGATTACGCGGGCCGGGTAATTGCCCTTGCCCGGTGCAGTGCAGACCGCAAGGGTGCATTTGGTGGTCGCTTTTGCGCTCCAGGTGGTATCATTGGGGGTATAAACGCAATGGGGGGATTTGCGCTCAAACACATTCATGCGCTCGCCCAGCTCGCCAAAATTCTGGTCATCAACCGAAATCTCGGCCTTGCCTTCAACCAGCACCAGAATTACTTCGCGGTCGCCCGTCGGCTCGGATGCGGTTTCGCCGGGTTCCAGGTGATAAAGCCCAAATCCGACATACCCCCAATTGGCCGATTGGGCGGTAATGTCATGGACTTTGCCATGCGTTCCGTTGGGTTTGCGTAGAAGGTCGGCCATCAGGCGTCTCCTTTGTCCAGTCCGGTGGCTTTGGCCATCGCGCGGAGCGATTTCAGGCCAAGGGTTTGATATTCAAGCGGGTTGCGAACGGCGGGGTCCTGTTCGGCTTCAATTACCAGCCAGCCGCTATAACCATGTTCGGCGGCAATTTTCAAAACCGGTTCAAAGGCAACTTCGCCTTCGCTATCACCCGGAACGGTAAACACACCGCGCCGCACCCCTTCCAGAAAGCTCAGCTTTTCTCCCTCAACCTGCGCCCGAACGGCAGGACGCACGTTTTTGCAGTGAATATGACCAACCCGGTCCATATATTTGCGCGCAACTTCTTCGGGGTTGGCACCGCCAAACAGGGCGTGGCCTGTATCAAGCAGCAAATGCGTTGCCGGGCCGGTATGCGCCATCAGGGCGTCAATTTCTTCGGCACTTTCAACGACGGTACCCATATGGTGATGGTACACCAGCGTAATGCCCTGATCGGTGCAATATTGGGCGATGGCTTCAACATCGGCACCAAATTTCGCCCAAAGATCCGCCGGTAAAACCGGGCTGTCGGCCAGGGCGACATTGTCATTGCCATGAATGGCATTGGATGTTTCGCACACAATGCACACCTTGCAGCCCATCGCTTTGAGCAGGTCCAGATGTGGCTGGATGGCTTTTTTCTCGTCTTCGACCGAATGGGCCAGCAGATTAAGCGAATGCCAGCCCGAAACAAATTTAAGGCCGTTTGGCTCCAGCGCAGCTTTCAGTTTGGCGGGGTCGGTCGGCATTTTATGGCCTTTTTCAATGCCGTCAAAGCCGATTTCGCCTGCCTGGCTCAGGCAGGTTTCAAGCGAAATATCCGCGCCAAGGGTCTGGTCGTCATCATTGGACCATGCAATCGGGTTGGTGCCGTATAGAATCATGGTGGCTTAATCTCCGGGGCGCTGGTTTTTCAGCGCATTTTGATAATTTTCGCGGGCTTCATTCACACTGGGACGAACCGACACTTCGGGTATTGCAACGTCCCACCAGTGCCCACCGGCCTCGGTCGAGGGCAGGGGGTCGGTATCAATCACGATGGCATAGGATTTGGTTGCTGCACGCGCACGGGTCATGGCCTCTTCCAGTTCGCCAATCGACGATACCTTTTCGGCAATCGCCCCCATTGATGCGGCATGGGCGGTAAAATCAATTGCGGCTGGTTCAACATGGCGGGCGGTATCAAGCAGGTTGTTAAAACTTTCACCCCCTGTTGCCATTTGCAGCCGGTTGATGCAGCCAAAACCACGATTATCCAAAATAACAGTGATGATTTTGTGACCCAGCATCACGCTGGTTGCCAGTTCGGAATTCATCATCATGTAGGACCCGTCGCCCACCATGACGACGACCTCTTGGTCGGGCCGGGCCATTTTCACTCCCAGGCCCCCGGCAATCTCATAGCCCATGCAGCTATAACCATATTCAACATGGTAGCCATTGGGTTTGGCGGTTTTCCAAAGTTTATGAAGCTCGCCGGGCAGGCCGCCTGCGGCACAAACCACAATACCGTCTTCATCCAGGCTGCGTTGCACCGCGCCAATCACCCGGGCGTCGGTTGGCAGGGTATTGCCGGTCGGGGTCGCGGTGGCGGCATCAACCGCGGCGATCCAGTCGCGTTTCAGGGCAGGATCAGGCTGTTCAAAGCGATGATCCCCCAGGGCTTCGGAAAGTTCCTGCAACACCACCTTGGCATCACCAATCAGGGGCAGGGCATTGTGCTTGCTGCCATCAAAGGCGGCAATGTTAAGGCCCAAAATGCGCCGGTTGGGGTGTTTAAACAGGGCCCAACTGCCGGTGGTGAAATCCTGCAGGCGGGTGCCAATGGCAATGATCAAATCGGCATTTTCGGCAACGGCATTGGCACTGCTGGCCCCGGTCACACCAATGGAGCCGAGGTTTAGCGCATCATCCCACGGCAGGGCCGATTTGCCCGCCTGGGTTTCGCCCACCCCAATGCCATGCTTGTGGGCAAAATCGCGCAGGGTTGCGCAGGCATCGGCGTAATGCACACCACCCCCGGCGATAATCACCGGGTTTTTCGCCTGTTTGATGGCCCCAACCGCCGCGGCCAGTTCGTCCTGATCAGGGCGCGGGCGGCGCGGCTTCCAGATTTTCGGGGCAAAAAAGCTTTCCGGCCAGTCATAGGCTTCGGCCTGCACATCCTGACAAAAGGCCAGGGTGACGGGACCGCAATCGGCCGGGTCGGTCAGAGTTGCCATCGCACGCGGTAGGGCGGTTAACAAATGTTCGGGCCGCGAAATGCGGTCAAAATAACGGCTGACCGGCTTAAAGCAGTCATTGACGCTGATGGTTGCGTCACCAAAATCCTCGATCTGTTGCAAAACCGGGTCCGGGGCGCGGTTGGCAAAGACATCGCCGGGGATCAGCAAAACCGGCAGGCGGTTGACATGGGCCAGGGCTGCTGCCGTTACCATATTGGTGGCACCCGGTCCGATGGAGGTTGTAACCGCCATGGCGCGTTTGCGATTTGATGCCTTGGCATAGGCAATGGCGGCATGCGCCATGCCCTGTTCATTATGCGCACGCCAGGTGGGTAATGCGTCGCCAATGCCGTGAAGGGCCTCGCCAATGCCCGCCACATTGCCGTGGCCAAAAATGGCCCAGCATCCGCCAAAAAACGGCACGTTATCGGCGTTATATTGTACACTTAAATACCGCACCATTGCCTGGGCGGCAGTCAAACGAATGGTGTTCACGCCGTTCCTCCACTATTTTTACGTGCCTGATCCCACGAAAGGCACAGGGCACGGTATTTGTCTGCCATTTGTGCAATGGCAGTTTGATCGTCAATCTCGCCGGTCAGCCATTCACGGGCTGTTGCGGCAAAAATCGTGCGGCCCACGGCAAACCCGCGCACCAGTTTGTGGCGGGCGGCGGCGGCAAAGCTGGCGGCCAGTTCTTCGCTGGGGGCCTCAAGGCCCAAAACCACCACACCTCGGCAATAGGGATCATTCTGTGCAATCGTGTCGCAGGCATGGCGCCAAGCGGCATCGCTTTTCATTGGTTCGAGTTTCCACCAGTCGGGGTAAACGCCAATGTCATAAAACCGCTGAATGATTTTTGCCGTGGTTTCATCATCGCATGACGCAACCTTTGAGGGAATGATCTCGAGCAAAAATTCAAGCCGATTGGCCCGCCCGGCATCAAATAACCGCAGGATGGTTTCTTCCTGCCGGGCCTTCATCGCGTCGTCATCATCGGGATGATAAAAACACAGAACCTTGATCACGTTTTCCACCGGCCATTCGGCCAGCTTGCTGCCCAAATCCGGGCCGATTTCAAGTTCAAGCGGGCGCGAACCGGGTTTTTCCACCGGGCGGCCAATCCAAAGACCTTTGCCTGCTGCCGCATACAGGGCATCGCGGCCCAATCGTCCATCACATAACAGGCCATATCCCGGCTTGCCATCGGCGACATTTTCCACCGCATTTAGGCACAGCTTTTTAAATGGGCCAATTTTGTCATGCGATACGCCCAGTTCATCGGCCAAATCTTCCAGCTGCATGCGGTGGTCAAAGGCGAAAACGCGCATTTCCGGCCAGTCGCCGGTGCGGTTTGTGGCCCAATGCACCTGTTCCAGTTCCGCATCATGGCGGAGCGCCGGGGTTTTCATGCCGCGATTAAAGAAAAACTGTAATTCTTCCCAACTGGGATAGGCCGGGGTGCAGCCATGCCGCGAAACCGCAAAGGCCCCGCAGGCATTGGCATATTTAAGGCTGGTTTGCCAGTCCTCGCCACTCAGCCAGCCTTTAAGCAGGCCGGACATAAACCCGTCGCCAGCGCCCAGTACATTAAAAACCTCTACCGGGAAGCCAGGGCCTGAAATGCCGTCATCCAGGCTGCTGCCAATCGCCCCGTCAAAGGCCGATGCCCCCATTGGCCCGCGTTTGCATACCAGGGTGGCCGACGAAATGGCGCGTACATTGCGCAGGGCGGCTAGGGTATCGGTGGTCCCCCCGGCAATATGAAATTCTTCCTCGGTGCCAACAATCAGGTCAAATAAATGCAGGGTAGCCTGCAATTCCGCCGTCACCTTTTCCGACGCGATAAAACGGTTTTCGCCGTCGCCATGCCCGGAAAGGCCCCACAGATTGGGGCGGTAATCAATGTCCAGCGCGGTTTTCGCTCCGTTTTCCCGTGCCAGTTTCAGGGCCTTTAAAACGGCAGCCCGGGTGCGCGGATGTGAAAGATGCGTGCCCGTCACAGTAACACAGCGGCTTTGCGCGATGAAATCGGGGTCGATATCATCTTCGCACAGCGCCATATCGGCACAGTTTTCGCGGTAAAAAATCAGCGGAAACTGTTCCTGGTCGCGAATGCCCAGCAAAACAAGCGCGGTCAGGCGTTCGGGGTCGGTAATGACCCCGCGCACGTCTACCCCTTCGGCAATCAGCTGTTCGCGAATGAAACGGCCCATATGTTCGTCGCCGACCCGCGTGATCA
The DNA window shown above is from Thalassospira sp. TSL5-1 and carries:
- a CDS encoding CoA-acylating methylmalonate-semialdehyde dehydrogenase, giving the protein MTEIAHYINGAHVAGTSGRSQDVFNPATGEAEKTVALASTAEIDQAVAVAKEAWRDWSKTPPLRRARILDRFKMILWDRADQMAQAISAEHGKTHDDALGEVTRGLEVVEFATGAPHLLKGEFTENVGTGVDSHSVRQSLGVVAGITPFNFPAMVPMWMFPVALACGNTFILKPSERDPSASLLMAEWLTEAGLPEGVFNVVQGDKEAVDALLNNPDVKAISFVGSTPIAKYIYTTGTANGKRVQALGGAKNHMVIMPDADLDMAVNALMGAAFGSAGERCMAISVAVPVTDAVADALVEKLVPKIQALKIGPASDKTSDMGPLVTKQHLEKVRGYIDSAEAEGAKIVVDGRTFHQDKQGYENGYYIGGTLFDHVTPDMKIYREEIFGPALSMVRRPDYQSAVDLIHGHEYANGTAVFTRDGDVARAFSQDIEVGMVGINVPIPVPMAFHSFGGWKASIFGDHHMHGMEGVRFFTRLKTTTTRWPSGQRTDPEFTMPTLG
- a CDS encoding ShlB/FhaC/HecB family hemolysin secretion/activation protein; the encoded protein is MKMEVAVLLPLPQLIEDTCINSAGALSLGEDILAIYSRTMPGVSGLTGKGVMRPVVRVMKVVLMAGTMTGVGIFTPSAFAATQAPNSVQSEQQSNPLEDVIRQEQRQKQINDFNGFELPEIVDGSPDFKPPKAGTGAKFTVQRFDINRSEILDDQTIRDVLQKYVGRPLYLADLYDMLAAFNELYRQKGFVTARAYIPPQKIASGEVRVILVEGRVGRVRIEQNEYMRADYISSSLHIEQGDLVSLEVLEKALSRFNRLHQTKLTAKLEPGESFGQTDIVVTAKVPDRMAYSLFMDNYGALSTGHLRSGGYARVNSVFGIDDPFTVGVTESRGSRSVFTSYELPLNTYDTRLSLGYTQTRIHIIDGPFADDPADPDVYGNTQLITATLKQPFVLSPHWLMNVDYSYNGNVSYTTFGAALTETWINRHSIGVDFDYLGDTGFYSFGLRGHRMFSHIRQASTEERVTSKYTADAFAYQQLGGPFTAQVTAGGQMTKDRVLPPAEQFSVGGVGTMRAYEPGAFSGDDGYFINTELHYNFNFPTAFWKDKPVNTQASIYVFFDHAGAFRYRDGSQNDRYRREDFTNGTGIGVRVNNFVGIASLDAAYIKDLDFHTNNDEARKPNFLMSLRLNF
- the iolD gene encoding 3D-(3,5/4)-trihydroxycyclohexane-1,2-dione acylhydrolase (decyclizing), with product MNTIRLTAAQAMVRYLSVQYNADNVPFFGGCWAIFGHGNVAGIGEALHGIGDALPTWRAHNEQGMAHAAIAYAKASNRKRAMAVTTSIGPGATNMVTAAALAHVNRLPVLLIPGDVFANRAPDPVLQQIEDFGDATISVNDCFKPVSRYFDRISRPEHLLTALPRAMATLTDPADCGPVTLAFCQDVQAEAYDWPESFFAPKIWKPRRPRPDQDELAAAVGAIKQAKNPVIIAGGGVHYADACATLRDFAHKHGIGVGETQAGKSALPWDDALNLGSIGVTGASSANAVAENADLIIAIGTRLQDFTTGSWALFKHPNRRILGLNIAAFDGSKHNALPLIGDAKVVLQELSEALGDHRFEQPDPALKRDWIAAVDAATATPTGNTLPTDARVIGAVQRSLDEDGIVVCAAGGLPGELHKLWKTAKPNGYHVEYGYSCMGYEIAGGLGVKMARPDQEVVVMVGDGSYMMMNSELATSVMLGHKIITVILDNRGFGCINRLQMATGGESFNNLLDTARHVEPAAIDFTAHAASMGAIAEKVSSIGELEEAMTRARAATKSYAIVIDTDPLPSTEAGGHWWDVAIPEVSVRPSVNEARENYQNALKNQRPGD
- the iolB gene encoding 5-deoxy-glucuronate isomerase, with the protein product MADLLRKPNGTHGKVHDITAQSANWGYVGFGLYHLEPGETASEPTGDREVILVLVEGKAEISVDDQNFGELGERMNVFERKSPHCVYTPNDTTWSAKATTKCTLAVCTAPGKGNYPARVIKDVQMVERGKGANTRYIHPIAMEESDIADSLLVTEVFTPQGNWSSYPPHRHDEDNYPEMTYLEETYYHRLNPEQGFGFQRVFTEDGELDETMAVNSGDVVLVPKGHHPCGSPYGYEMYYLNVMAGPMRKWRFQNHPDHDWIFQRDSK
- the iolE gene encoding myo-inosose-2 dehydratase; amino-acid sequence: MILYGTNPIAWSNDDDQTLGADISLETCLSQAGEIGFDGIEKGHKMPTDPAKLKAALEPNGLKFVSGWHSLNLLAHSVEDEKKAIQPHLDLLKAMGCKVCIVCETSNAIHGNDNVALADSPVLPADLWAKFGADVEAIAQYCTDQGITLVYHHHMGTVVESAEEIDALMAHTGPATHLLLDTGHALFGGANPEEVARKYMDRVGHIHCKNVRPAVRAQVEGEKLSFLEGVRRGVFTVPGDSEGEVAFEPVLKIAAEHGYSGWLVIEAEQDPAVRNPLEYQTLGLKSLRAMAKATGLDKGDA
- the iolG gene encoding inositol 2-dehydrogenase, producing MLNIGLLGAGRIGITHAKAVLGVPNAKIAAVYDPVDAAAQNAIALTGAKRATVEEIMADPAIDAVIIATPTDLHADQIELAAKAGKAIFCEKPVDLSAERVRACLKVVEETGAKLMVGFNRRFDPSFARVHAEIRAGNVGDVELVQITSRDPGAPPVDYIKRSGGLFRDMMIHDFDMARFLLGEEVTEVFATGAVLTDPAIKETGDVDTATATLRTASGKMAVITNSRRATYGYDQRVEVHGSKGMVQAENHRATSVTIANGDGYTTEPLLDFFMQRYADAYRFELTTFCNMLAGENVAFPSGQDGLKALELADAAVKSLATGAAVKPGT
- the iolC gene encoding 5-dehydro-2-deoxygluconokinase, which codes for MMTLDVITIGRSSVDLYGAQIGGRLEDMASFNKYIGGSPTNMACGTARLGLKSALITRVGDEHMGRFIREQLIAEGVDVRGVITDPERLTALVLLGIRDQEQFPLIFYRENCADMALCEDDIDPDFIAQSRCVTVTGTHLSHPRTRAAVLKALKLARENGAKTALDIDYRPNLWGLSGHGDGENRFIASEKVTAELQATLHLFDLIVGTEEEFHIAGGTTDTLAALRNVRAISSATLVCKRGPMGASAFDGAIGSSLDDGISGPGFPVEVFNVLGAGDGFMSGLLKGWLSGEDWQTSLKYANACGAFAVSRHGCTPAYPSWEELQFFFNRGMKTPALRHDAELEQVHWATNRTGDWPEMRVFAFDHRMQLEDLADELGVSHDKIGPFKKLCLNAVENVADGKPGYGLLCDGRLGRDALYAAAGKGLWIGRPVEKPGSRPLELEIGPDLGSKLAEWPVENVIKVLCFYHPDDDDAMKARQEETILRLFDAGRANRLEFLLEIIPSKVASCDDETTAKIIQRFYDIGVYPDWWKLEPMKSDAAWRHACDTIAQNDPYCRGVVVLGLEAPSEELAASFAAAARHKLVRGFAVGRTIFAATAREWLTGEIDDQTAIAQMADKYRALCLSWDQARKNSGGTA